One Nostoc sp. UHCC 0302 DNA window includes the following coding sequences:
- a CDS encoding CHAT domain-containing protein: MYVKAIAFHQKRLNLSQKILDQAGEAKAIAQIFHTTALIGENANKSRVIQQMSRSKIVHLATHGLLSDFHGLGIPGAIALAPDPTAKEQTSTEENGILFASEILDLKLNAELVVLSACNTGRGKITGDGVVGLSRALVAARVPSVIVSLWSVPDDATALLMTEFYRQIQRHPDKADALRQAMLTTMKKYPHPLDWAGFMLIGEP, encoded by the coding sequence TTGTATGTAAAAGCGATCGCCTTTCACCAAAAACGTTTGAATTTATCGCAAAAAATTCTAGACCAAGCGGGTGAAGCCAAAGCGATCGCTCAAATCTTTCACACAACAGCCCTGATTGGTGAAAACGCAAACAAATCAAGGGTGATTCAACAGATGAGCCGTTCTAAGATAGTTCATTTAGCAACCCACGGATTACTCAGCGACTTTCACGGATTAGGAATACCAGGTGCGATCGCCCTTGCTCCCGATCCCACAGCGAAGGAGCAAACCTCAACAGAAGAGAATGGTATTCTTTTCGCCAGTGAAATTCTTGACCTCAAATTGAACGCTGAATTAGTCGTTCTCAGTGCTTGCAACACCGGGCGAGGCAAGATCACTGGAGATGGAGTTGTTGGCTTATCCCGTGCCTTGGTTGCTGCGAGAGTTCCCAGTGTAATAGTCTCTTTATGGTCAGTACCTGATGATGCAACTGCTTTACTGATGACTGAATTCTATCGCCAAATCCAGCGCCACCCTGATAAGGCAGATGCACTGCGGCAAGCTATGTTGACCACAATGAAAAAATATCCCCACCCATTAGATTGGGCAGGTTTTATGTTGATTGGTGAACCATAA
- a CDS encoding ssl1498 family light-harvesting-like protein: protein MYTTVNEDGILNNYAAEPKVYYAEYPAIWEQRKYLLQSVFATLIVTTLVLIAFSVS from the coding sequence ATGTACACTACTGTTAATGAAGACGGCATTCTCAACAACTATGCAGCTGAACCCAAGGTGTACTATGCTGAGTACCCTGCAATTTGGGAACAACGCAAATACCTTTTACAAAGTGTGTTCGCTACTTTAATAGTCACAACTTTAGTTTTGATTGCTTTTAGCGTGAGCTAA
- a CDS encoding carbonic anhydrase, with product MKKLIKGLREFKSSYFSAHQQLFEQLSHEQKPRVLFITCSDSRLDPNLITQAQVGELFVIRNAGNIIPPYGATNGGEGATIEYAVQALDIRQIIICGHSHCGAMKGLMKLHSLSDEMPLVHDWLKYAEATRRLVLDHYSHYDGEELLEIMIAENVLTQIENLRTYPVIHSKLYQGELNIYAWIYHIETGEVLAYDPQKHAYVLPQTQVPESEINETRLDKFPNTNVVAHPPQTQQNDVNSPEKQPIPAFEWFPMKRLSPEQMERIYRGSNQGN from the coding sequence ATGAAGAAATTAATTAAAGGTCTACGTGAATTTAAATCTAGCTATTTTTCGGCACATCAACAACTGTTTGAGCAACTTTCACACGAGCAAAAGCCCAGGGTATTATTTATTACCTGTTCCGATTCGCGTCTCGATCCAAATCTAATTACACAAGCCCAAGTCGGTGAATTATTTGTCATTCGCAATGCAGGCAACATAATTCCACCATATGGGGCAACTAATGGTGGTGAAGGAGCTACAATTGAATATGCTGTTCAAGCTTTAGATATTCGGCAAATTATTATCTGTGGTCACTCTCATTGCGGCGCAATGAAAGGATTAATGAAGTTACACAGCCTGAGCGATGAAATGCCGCTCGTGCATGATTGGCTTAAATATGCGGAGGCTACCCGAAGACTGGTTCTAGACCACTACAGTCACTATGACGGCGAAGAACTGCTAGAAATTATGATTGCCGAAAATGTTCTTACCCAAATTGAAAATTTGCGAACGTATCCGGTGATTCACTCTAAGCTCTATCAGGGGGAACTGAACATTTATGCTTGGATTTATCATATTGAAACAGGAGAAGTTTTAGCATACGATCCGCAGAAGCACGCCTATGTCTTGCCTCAAACCCAGGTTCCAGAATCAGAGATAAATGAGACGCGCTTGGATAAGTTTCCAAATACTAATGTAGTAGCCCATCCGCCTCAAACCCAGCAAAATGACGTTAATTCTCCAGAAAAACAACCTATTCCTGCATTTGAGTGGTTTCCAATGAAACGCCTCTCTCCAGAGCAGATGGAGCGAATTTATCGAGGATCAAATCAGGGAAATTGA